In a single window of the Thermodesulfobacteriota bacterium genome:
- a CDS encoding enoyl-CoA hydratase-related protein, whose protein sequence is MKELTMTDKPILLEEVKDHIGLLTINRPEKRNALSPELLVMIHLTLSRWSQTDDIRAVVISGGSDKAFSSGYDVSAIPTHVPPEMAELLKTQNPLTLALDSVRNYPYPVIAMMNGYAFGAGLNLAICCDIRIAVDTIKVGMPPARLGLVYHPDGLKQFADVLGSAVTREVFFTARTYEGAEVLATGFVHRLAPATDLRTITFDIARQIAGNAPLSLKGMKEIMNMLARSAEFKPQDLARAEIIIKESFASRDLAEGQTAFLEKRPPVFTGR, encoded by the coding sequence ATGAAGGAACTGACAATGACGGACAAGCCCATACTGCTCGAAGAGGTGAAAGACCACATCGGTCTTCTGACCATAAACCGGCCGGAAAAACGCAATGCTCTTTCTCCGGAATTGCTGGTGATGATTCATCTGACACTTTCCCGCTGGTCACAGACGGATGACATCCGCGCGGTAGTCATCAGCGGCGGCAGTGATAAAGCATTTTCTTCCGGCTATGATGTCTCCGCCATTCCCACCCATGTTCCGCCCGAGATGGCCGAGTTGCTGAAAACACAAAATCCCCTGACCCTGGCCCTGGACAGCGTCCGCAACTACCCCTATCCGGTCATCGCAATGATGAACGGATACGCCTTCGGCGCCGGGCTGAATCTCGCCATCTGCTGCGACATCCGCATTGCCGTGGACACGATCAAGGTCGGCATGCCGCCGGCCCGGCTGGGGCTGGTTTATCATCCCGACGGATTGAAGCAGTTCGCCGATGTCCTGGGATCGGCGGTTACCCGGGAGGTGTTTTTTACCGCCCGGACCTATGAGGGCGCGGAAGTGCTGGCAACCGGATTCGTTCATCGCCTGGCACCGGCGACCGACCTGCGTACCATCACGTTCGACATCGCGCGTCAGATCGCCGGTAATGCCCCGCTGTCCTTAAAGGGGATGAAAGAGATCATGAACATGCTGGCCCGGTCGGCTGAATTCAAACCGCAGGATCTGGCCCGGGCGGAAATCATTATCAAGGAGTCTTTTGCCAGCCGGGACCTGGCTGAAGGCCAGACCGCTTTTCTGGAAAAGCGGCCGCCCGTGTTCACCGGCAGGTAG
- a CDS encoding hotdog fold thioesterase, translated as MTFISTAVDKDRFAETVGVRLLEVSAGYAKAEMTIEEKHLNGLDMAHGGAIFTVADLAFAAACNSHGIDAVAVSVSVSFLKAAAVGDRLTAEAREVSVSRKLGTYLMTVANDRGETVASMQGVAFRKTPK; from the coding sequence ATGACATTCATCAGCACGGCCGTGGATAAAGACCGCTTCGCGGAAACGGTCGGCGTTCGCCTGCTTGAGGTGTCGGCGGGTTATGCGAAAGCGGAAATGACCATCGAAGAAAAACATCTCAACGGGCTGGACATGGCCCACGGCGGCGCCATCTTCACCGTGGCCGATCTGGCCTTTGCCGCGGCCTGCAATTCCCACGGCATTGACGCCGTGGCGGTGTCCGTCAGTGTTTCCTTTCTGAAAGCCGCCGCGGTCGGCGACCGCCTGACCGCCGAGGCCAGAGAAGTCTCCGTCAGCCGCAAACTGGGCACCTACCTGATGACGGTCGCCAACGACCGGGGCGAGACCGTGGCCTCCATGCAGGGCGTGGCCTTCCGCAAAACGCCGAAATAG
- a CDS encoding type II toxin-antitoxin system VapC family toxin: protein MFLLDTNIISEMVKKTPNAGVMNKLELHQDKLFTAAPVWHELNFGCQRLPASSRKKQLEIFLETVIRQTMGILPYDATVAALHAAERARLSATGKTPSFVDGQIAAIAMINNLTLVTRNLNDFKLFKKLSLENWFV, encoded by the coding sequence ATGTTTCTGCTGGATACGAATATTATTTCGGAAATGGTTAAAAAAACGCCGAACGCGGGCGTGATGAATAAGCTTGAGTTGCATCAGGACAAACTCTTCACAGCTGCTCCGGTCTGGCATGAACTCAACTTCGGCTGTCAACGGCTTCCGGCCTCATCCAGAAAGAAACAGCTTGAGATCTTTCTTGAAACCGTCATTCGGCAGACGATGGGGATCCTCCCTTATGATGCAACCGTGGCGGCTTTGCATGCCGCCGAAAGAGCCCGGTTGTCCGCAACGGGGAAAACGCCCTCCTTTGTTGACGGTCAGATTGCGGCCATTGCCATGATCAACAACCTGACCCTTGTCACCCGCAATCTGAACGACTTCAAGCTGTTTAAGAAGTTGTCCCTGGAAAACTGGTTTGTATAA
- a CDS encoding type II toxin-antitoxin system prevent-host-death family antitoxin → MKKTYTISEAKNRLPAIIHRVEIGATAQLTRHGKPVAVLVSINEYNKTKKQGSSFWQALCAFRETVKRRNFSTDEFPDNLRDKAAGRRVVFK, encoded by the coding sequence ATGAAAAAAACCTATACGATTTCAGAAGCAAAGAATCGACTGCCTGCCATTATTCATCGTGTGGAAATTGGCGCAACCGCTCAATTGACAAGACATGGCAAACCGGTTGCCGTGCTGGTATCGATCAATGAATACAATAAAACAAAAAAACAGGGGTCTTCTTTCTGGCAAGCCCTTTGTGCTTTTCGAGAAACAGTAAAACGCCGTAACTTTTCCACAGATGAGTTTCCTGACAACCTGCGGGACAAGGCAGCGGGTAGAAGAGTGGTATTCAAATAA
- a CDS encoding TaqI-like C-terminal specificity domain-containing protein, whose product MAERRVIMAGEAARLLNISEATVRNWVRHGYLTCVPGTRKAYLHSDVIRLKKQLAAGSIDRLNQRANKLRLRRTITPSEYAGSADLVGMAEALCRRFAGAGLDLEKTLFVLAARLLEIKNEVRVRNGADVFSVRAFTHWRRLSLKREMTDWLRELKSRPTGRGAGYADIFRSLDRVGHADLLGFIYQSLLFEGRRSGQGLYYTPVELLDGVFDGPCSGGRFLDPCCGTGQFLVHAAGRGYRPEDLYGLDLDPIAVRLARINLLLAFADQEFSPHIFVADFLDPKAASCRGQRFEMIATNPPWGAVFTPARRKKLRQAYPFIASGESFSFFLAAALEALERDGRLSFILPESFLNIRAHHDIREHLLSHASLTSVTFLGRRFSGVLSPVIRLDAGKHLPAKTARTRVIIENGRVHAVPQARFLKNGHRTIDARLTETEAAVIKKIYDFPHVTLNGAADWGLGIVTGDNRKYVTDKCRQGMEPVYRGKDIEPYRLKKPGAYLRFTPERFQQTAPEQKYRAKEKLVYRFISRRLIFACDNSGALTLNSANILIPKLVGYPVKAVLGVLNSRVCGFVFLKKFHTHKILRGDLETLPLPLLGATQLKRLADLVDRAMAGEDVGDAIDGLIMTVLGLTEEQRRVVLDATRPG is encoded by the coding sequence ATGGCGGAACGGCGCGTCATCATGGCCGGGGAAGCGGCCCGGCTGCTGAATATCTCGGAGGCCACGGTGCGCAACTGGGTCCGGCACGGATATCTGACGTGTGTGCCGGGCACCCGCAAGGCGTATTTGCACAGCGACGTCATCCGCCTCAAAAAGCAACTGGCCGCCGGATCCATCGACCGGCTGAACCAACGGGCCAACAAGCTCCGGCTGCGCCGAACGATTACGCCTTCCGAATACGCCGGCAGCGCCGATCTGGTTGGAATGGCAGAGGCGCTTTGCCGGCGCTTTGCCGGCGCGGGCCTTGATCTGGAAAAAACCCTGTTCGTGCTGGCGGCCCGGCTGCTGGAGATAAAGAACGAAGTCCGGGTACGGAACGGGGCCGATGTTTTTTCCGTCCGGGCCTTTACGCACTGGCGTCGGTTGTCGCTTAAGCGGGAAATGACGGACTGGCTCCGGGAGTTAAAAAGCCGGCCGACCGGCCGGGGTGCCGGGTACGCCGACATATTCCGTTCTTTGGACCGGGTCGGGCACGCGGACCTTCTTGGCTTTATTTATCAATCCCTGCTGTTTGAAGGCCGCCGGTCCGGCCAGGGTCTTTACTACACGCCGGTGGAACTGCTGGATGGTGTTTTTGACGGCCCTTGTTCCGGGGGCCGGTTTCTGGACCCCTGCTGCGGCACTGGTCAGTTCCTGGTCCACGCCGCCGGGCGCGGCTATCGGCCGGAAGACCTGTACGGCTTAGACCTGGATCCTATCGCCGTCCGCCTGGCCCGCATCAACCTGCTGCTGGCCTTTGCCGACCAGGAATTCTCGCCCCATATTTTTGTCGCCGATTTTCTGGATCCAAAAGCGGCGTCCTGCCGCGGTCAGCGTTTCGAAATGATCGCCACCAATCCGCCCTGGGGGGCGGTTTTCACCCCGGCCCGGCGGAAAAAATTGAGGCAGGCTTATCCCTTTATCGCTTCCGGCGAGTCTTTTTCCTTTTTTCTGGCCGCCGCCCTGGAGGCGCTGGAGAGAGACGGCCGGCTCTCCTTCATTCTTCCGGAATCGTTTCTGAACATCCGGGCTCACCATGACATCCGGGAGCACCTGCTCTCTCACGCCTCCCTGACCAGCGTGACATTTCTGGGAAGGCGCTTTTCGGGAGTGCTTTCGCCGGTGATCCGGCTTGACGCCGGCAAACACCTCCCCGCGAAAACGGCGCGGACGCGCGTGATCATCGAGAATGGGCGGGTTCATGCCGTGCCTCAAGCCCGGTTTTTGAAAAACGGACACCGTACGATTGACGCCCGCCTGACCGAAACCGAGGCGGCCGTGATAAAAAAAATATACGACTTTCCTCATGTAACGCTCAACGGCGCGGCCGACTGGGGCCTGGGCATTGTCACCGGCGACAACCGCAAATACGTGACGGATAAATGCCGTCAAGGCATGGAGCCCGTATATCGGGGCAAGGACATCGAGCCCTATCGCCTGAAAAAACCCGGTGCCTATCTTCGTTTTACACCGGAGCGGTTCCAGCAGACCGCGCCGGAGCAAAAATACCGGGCAAAAGAAAAACTGGTTTACCGGTTCATTTCAAGGCGGCTGATTTTTGCCTGTGACAACAGCGGTGCCCTTACCCTCAACAGCGCCAATATTCTTATTCCGAAACTGGTCGGTTATCCGGTAAAGGCCGTTCTGGGGGTGTTGAATTCACGGGTATGCGGATTCGTGTTCTTAAAAAAATTCCATACGCACAAGATCCTGCGGGGCGATCTGGAGACCCTTCCCCTTCCCCTTCTGGGCGCGACTCAATTGAAGCGGCTGGCGGATCTGGTGGACCGGGCCATGGCCGGTGAAGACGTCGGCGATGCCATTGACGGTTTGATCATGACTGTCCTGGGGCTGACGGAAGAGCAGCGGCGGGTTGTGCTTGACGCGACAAGGCCGGGTTGA
- the trpA gene encoding tryptophan synthase subunit alpha produces the protein MDRINETFQRLAAQKEKALVGFVTAGDPNPAVSKQIISAMCRSGLDILELGVPFSDPTADGPVIQRSSERALKKGTTLSTVLDMTADLRKETEVPVIIFSYYNPIFSYGVESFYRAAVDAGADGVLVVDLPPEESDELTACWTGKGFSLIRLVAPTTPPERVAVITTAASGFVYLVSMTGVTGSAGLQTDPIADLCLRVRKTTTLPVCVGFGISTADDVARVSKAADGVVIGSAFERLIEENLDNPGLPELVAERVRQYKAATRV, from the coding sequence ATGGACCGCATCAACGAAACCTTTCAACGGCTGGCCGCGCAAAAGGAAAAGGCGCTGGTGGGCTTTGTGACCGCCGGGGATCCGAATCCGGCCGTATCGAAACAGATCATATCCGCCATGTGCCGCTCCGGCCTGGATATTCTGGAACTGGGCGTGCCCTTTTCCGACCCCACGGCCGACGGGCCGGTCATTCAGCGCTCCTCGGAAAGAGCCCTGAAAAAGGGGACGACCCTGTCCACCGTGCTGGACATGACGGCCGACTTGAGAAAAGAGACCGAGGTGCCCGTCATCATCTTTTCTTATTACAACCCGATTTTTTCCTACGGCGTTGAATCTTTTTACCGGGCCGCCGTTGACGCCGGCGCTGACGGGGTGCTGGTGGTGGACCTGCCGCCGGAAGAGTCCGACGAACTGACCGCCTGCTGGACCGGCAAGGGTTTTTCCCTGATCCGGCTGGTGGCGCCCACCACCCCGCCGGAGCGGGTGGCCGTCATCACCACCGCGGCCAGCGGATTTGTCTACCTGGTCTCCATGACCGGTGTTACCGGCTCCGCCGGCCTGCAGACCGATCCCATCGCCGATCTCTGCTTACGGGTCAGAAAAACCACGACCCTGCCCGTGTGCGTGGGCTTCGGCATCTCCACCGCCGACGATGTGGCCCGGGTATCAAAGGCGGCCGACGGCGTGGTCATCGGCAGCGCTTTTGAGCGTTTGATCGAGGAAAATCTGGACAACCCTGGCCTGCCGGAGCTTGTGGCCGAACGGGTCCGACAGTACAAAGCGGCCACCAGGGTCTGA
- the trpB gene encoding tryptophan synthase subunit beta gives MTTPSDKVIPAVGIYPDERGHFGAYGGMYIAETLMPAVLELDEKRRKIMPDQVFQQELKHLLADYVGRPTPLYFAERLTEFLKGGRVYLKREDLAHTGAHKINNTIGQALLAKWMGKKRVIAETGAGQHGVATATAAALLGMACQVFMGVEDIERQAPNVKRMKLLGATVTPVKSGTGTLKDAMNEAMRHWVSTVRDTFYVIGSVAGPHPYPAMVRDFQKIIGEETRDQMMALEGRLPDMLIACVGGGSNAMGLFYPFLNDPVEIIGVEAGGHGLDTTAHAATLNRGTPGVLHGSKSYVLQDEHGQIAPVHSISAGLDYPGVGPEHSLLKDLKRVRYLTATDDEALAAFHRLCTLEGIIPALESAHAVAGAIRMAPQMPADSIIVVNLSGRGDKDLGIIEAHGG, from the coding sequence ATGACAACGCCATCTGATAAGGTCATACCGGCGGTGGGGATTTATCCGGACGAGCGCGGCCATTTCGGCGCTTACGGCGGCATGTACATCGCCGAAACCCTGATGCCGGCCGTGCTGGAGCTGGATGAAAAGCGCCGGAAAATCATGCCCGATCAGGTCTTTCAGCAGGAACTCAAGCACCTGCTGGCCGATTACGTGGGCCGGCCTACCCCGCTTTATTTTGCCGAACGCCTGACGGAATTTTTAAAAGGCGGCCGCGTTTATCTCAAGCGCGAAGACCTGGCCCATACCGGCGCCCACAAAATCAACAACACCATCGGCCAGGCCCTGCTGGCTAAATGGATGGGCAAAAAACGGGTCATCGCCGAAACCGGCGCCGGTCAGCACGGCGTGGCCACGGCCACGGCCGCCGCCCTGCTGGGCATGGCCTGTCAGGTCTTCATGGGCGTGGAGGACATCGAGCGCCAGGCGCCCAACGTCAAGCGCATGAAGCTTCTGGGCGCCACCGTCACGCCGGTCAAGTCCGGCACCGGCACCCTCAAGGACGCCATGAACGAGGCCATGCGCCACTGGGTCTCCACCGTGCGGGACACCTTTTACGTCATCGGCTCCGTGGCCGGCCCCCACCCCTACCCGGCCATGGTCAGGGATTTTCAGAAAATCATCGGCGAGGAGACCCGCGACCAGATGATGGCACTGGAGGGGCGGCTGCCGGATATGCTGATCGCCTGTGTGGGCGGCGGCAGCAACGCCATGGGCCTGTTTTATCCGTTTTTAAACGATCCGGTGGAAATCATCGGCGTGGAAGCCGGCGGCCACGGTCTGGACACTACCGCCCATGCCGCCACCCTCAACCGCGGCACCCCCGGCGTCCTGCACGGCTCCAAGTCTTATGTGCTGCAGGATGAGCACGGCCAGATCGCGCCGGTTCATTCCATTTCCGCGGGGCTGGATTATCCCGGCGTGGGGCCGGAACATTCCCTGCTCAAGGATCTGAAACGGGTGCGCTACCTCACCGCCACCGACGATGAAGCCCTGGCCGCCTTTCACCGGCTGTGCACCCTGGAAGGCATTATTCCGGCACTGGAGAGCGCCCACGCCGTGGCCGGCGCCATCCGCATGGCTCCGCAAATGCCGGCGGACAGCATCATCGTGGTTAACCTGTCCGGACGGGGGGATAAGGACTTAGGCATAATCGAAGCCCACGGCGGATGA
- a CDS encoding phosphoribosylanthranilate isomerase yields MNQTQQDLHTPQIKICGLTSAEEAEACVRLGADAVGCVFFAKSPRHVSRNQAREICAAVGDRAEVIGVFVNEKPEAVMEIVDACGLTGAQLHGTESRDDVTLLMNSGVLVIKALFAERAPFIKDAARYNADGLLVECGQGKLPGGNAETWDWRQARDLEAKSPLILAGGLSPENIAAAIKAALPDAVDVSSGVEAAPGTKDLKKVETFITSVRQSSDAYPAGRTIRRIFNDNAI; encoded by the coding sequence ATGAATCAAACACAACAGGATCTGCATACCCCCCAGATAAAAATCTGCGGGCTGACTTCGGCCGAAGAGGCGGAGGCGTGCGTGCGGCTGGGGGCGGATGCCGTCGGCTGCGTGTTTTTCGCCAAAAGCCCGCGCCATGTCAGCCGGAACCAGGCCAGGGAGATCTGCGCGGCCGTCGGGGACCGGGCGGAGGTCATCGGGGTGTTCGTCAATGAAAAACCCGAGGCGGTCATGGAAATCGTGGATGCCTGCGGGCTGACCGGCGCGCAACTGCACGGGACGGAATCCCGGGATGACGTCACCCTGCTCATGAACAGCGGCGTGCTGGTGATCAAGGCCCTGTTCGCCGAACGGGCGCCGTTTATCAAGGACGCGGCCCGGTACAATGCCGACGGCCTTCTGGTGGAGTGCGGCCAGGGCAAGCTTCCCGGCGGCAATGCCGAGACCTGGGACTGGCGCCAGGCAAGAGACCTGGAGGCCAAATCGCCTTTGATTCTGGCCGGCGGGCTGAGCCCGGAAAACATCGCCGCGGCCATAAAGGCGGCCCTGCCCGATGCCGTGGACGTCAGCTCCGGAGTGGAAGCCGCGCCCGGCACAAAAGACCTGAAAAAAGTGGAAACATTCATCACGTCCGTCCGCCAAAGCAGCGACGCTTATCCGGCCGGCCGGACCATAAGGAGGATCTTTAATGACAACGCCATCTGA
- a CDS encoding PaaI family thioesterase translates to MDEFLKLGKEVLATQPFSVLVGAEMTAFGPGVTELTIPVTPQLKQQHGFVHGGVISYAADNALTFVGGSVLGPAVVTSEFKINYLRPAIGDKLIARATVIYSSKTQAVCRCEIFVNSEGKENLCAVAQGTIARIGKDSKE, encoded by the coding sequence ATGGATGAGTTTTTGAAGCTGGGAAAAGAGGTCCTGGCGACGCAGCCGTTCAGCGTCCTGGTCGGTGCGGAGATGACGGCCTTCGGGCCGGGGGTGACGGAACTGACTATTCCCGTCACGCCTCAATTGAAACAGCAGCACGGGTTTGTGCACGGCGGCGTGATCAGCTACGCCGCCGACAACGCCCTGACGTTTGTGGGCGGAAGCGTGCTCGGGCCGGCGGTGGTGACGTCGGAGTTCAAGATCAACTACCTGCGGCCGGCCATAGGCGACAAGTTGATCGCCAGAGCGACAGTCATCTACTCCAGTAAGACTCAAGCGGTTTGCCGCTGTGAGATCTTCGTGAACAGTGAAGGCAAAGAGAATTTGTGCGCGGTGGCCCAGGGCACCATCGCCAGGATCGGAAAGGATTCAAAAGAGTAG
- the trpC gene encoding indole-3-glycerol phosphate synthase TrpC, with the protein MAENILEKIAAAKKEEIAAARKREPASALRNRAEQREGQRPFIGRLRQAHENGIGIIAEIKRASPSKGIIRGDMDAGDYARRYEAGGAAAISVLTDQQFFKGFLDDLVAARKAVSLPVLRKDFLIDPYQFYEAAAAGADAALLIVRMLSSEQLTDLLALCRELRLDPLVEVHDAADLDKATAAGAELIGINNRDLKTFKTDIAVATRLVSQFRDGQVPVAASGISTADDIRATRKAGINIFLIGESIVRAEDTVGFLRGLIKGAE; encoded by the coding sequence ATGGCCGAAAACATTTTAGAAAAAATAGCGGCCGCCAAAAAGGAAGAAATCGCGGCGGCCAGGAAAAGGGAACCGGCGAGTGCCCTGCGGAACCGAGCCGAGCAGCGGGAGGGCCAACGTCCGTTTATCGGCCGACTGCGTCAGGCCCATGAAAATGGCATCGGCATCATTGCCGAGATCAAGCGGGCCTCGCCCTCCAAGGGCATCATCCGCGGCGATATGGACGCCGGCGACTATGCCCGGCGGTATGAGGCGGGCGGGGCCGCCGCCATTTCCGTGCTTACGGACCAGCAGTTTTTCAAAGGCTTCCTGGACGACCTGGTCGCCGCGCGAAAGGCCGTGAGTCTGCCGGTGCTGCGTAAGGACTTTCTGATTGACCCCTACCAGTTTTACGAAGCCGCGGCCGCCGGAGCGGACGCGGCTCTGCTGATCGTGCGCATGCTGTCTTCGGAGCAACTGACTGATCTGCTGGCTCTGTGCCGGGAACTGCGGCTTGACCCGCTGGTGGAGGTGCATGACGCTGCCGACCTGGACAAGGCCACGGCAGCCGGGGCCGAGCTGATCGGCATCAACAACCGTGATTTGAAAACCTTTAAGACCGACATTGCCGTGGCCACCCGGCTGGTGTCGCAGTTTAGGGACGGCCAGGTTCCGGTGGCGGCCAGCGGCATCAGCACGGCCGATGACATCCGCGCGACCCGGAAGGCGGGCATCAACATCTTTCTCATCGGTGAGAGCATTGTCCGGGCCGAGGACACCGTGGGGTTTTTGCGGGGGCTGATCAAGGGGGCGGAGTGA
- the trpD gene encoding anthranilate phosphoribosyltransferase, translating into MFSQILTKLIARQNLAREEIAAVFSEIFSGNLTDAQIGAFIATLAAKGETFEELAGAAEAMRQKATRVQASSTIVVDTCGTGGDKSGTFNISTTAAFVVAGAGVTVAKHGNRSISSKCGSADVLEALGVKLNTEPEVAEEAINEINIGFLFAPLFHGAMKFAAGPRKELGVRSIFNILGPLTNPAGANCQVLGVFAPQLTEMVANSLNLLGTRRAFVVHGHDGLDEISVCAPTRVSELKDKAVTTYDISPEQFFGETARPDDLNGGAPEENAEITLNILSGRERGARRNIVAINAGAALVAAGKADKLAEGVQLANEIIESGKALAKLEQLVDFTRRNG; encoded by the coding sequence ATGTTTTCACAGATACTAACCAAACTCATTGCCCGGCAGAATCTGGCCCGGGAAGAGATCGCGGCCGTGTTTTCCGAAATTTTTTCCGGAAACCTGACCGATGCCCAGATCGGCGCCTTTATCGCGACCCTGGCCGCCAAGGGCGAAACTTTTGAAGAGCTGGCCGGAGCGGCCGAGGCCATGCGCCAGAAAGCCACCCGTGTCCAGGCCTCGTCGACCATCGTGGTGGACACCTGCGGCACCGGCGGCGACAAGTCCGGCACCTTCAACATTTCCACCACCGCCGCCTTTGTCGTGGCCGGCGCCGGCGTCACCGTGGCCAAGCACGGCAACCGCTCCATTTCCAGCAAATGCGGCAGCGCCGACGTGCTGGAGGCCCTGGGCGTGAAACTGAACACCGAGCCGGAGGTGGCCGAAGAGGCCATCAATGAAATCAACATCGGTTTTCTGTTCGCGCCGTTGTTTCACGGGGCCATGAAGTTCGCCGCCGGTCCCCGCAAGGAACTGGGTGTGCGCAGTATCTTTAACATCCTGGGCCCGTTGACCAATCCGGCCGGCGCCAACTGCCAGGTGCTGGGCGTGTTCGCCCCCCAGCTCACGGAGATGGTGGCCAATTCCCTCAACCTGCTGGGCACCCGGCGGGCCTTTGTGGTTCATGGCCACGACGGGCTGGATGAAATCTCCGTGTGCGCCCCCACCCGCGTTTCGGAGCTGAAGGATAAGGCCGTGACCACCTACGACATTTCTCCGGAGCAATTCTTCGGGGAAACCGCTCGCCCGGATGATCTTAACGGCGGCGCTCCGGAAGAGAACGCGGAGATTACGCTGAATATTTTAAGCGGACGGGAAAGAGGCGCCCGGAGGAACATCGTGGCCATTAATGCCGGGGCGGCCCTGGTGGCGGCGGGAAAGGCCGACAAGTTGGCTGAAGGTGTTCAGCTGGCCAATGAAATCATTGAAAGCGGCAAGGCTCTGGCCAAGCTGGAGCAACTGGTGGATTTTACGCGGCGAAACGGATAG
- a CDS encoding aminodeoxychorismate/anthranilate synthase component II: MILMIDNYDSFTYNLVQYLRMLSADVAVIRNDDRTVAEVCGMTPSHLVISPGPGRPAEAGISMELIRALSGKIPILGVCLGHQAIAEAFGGKVDLAKSIMHGKTSAVTTDGKTIFEGIPSPFDAMRYHSLAVVRETMPDCLEITAETADGEIMGIRHRTHPTEGIQFHPESIMTPKGKRIIKNFLRLTV; the protein is encoded by the coding sequence ATGATCCTGATGATAGACAATTACGATTCCTTTACTTACAACCTGGTCCAGTATCTGCGGATGCTGTCGGCCGATGTCGCGGTCATTCGCAACGACGACCGGACCGTGGCCGAAGTATGCGGGATGACGCCGTCGCATCTGGTCATCTCGCCCGGGCCGGGGCGGCCGGCGGAAGCGGGTATATCCATGGAGCTGATCCGGGCCCTGTCCGGAAAGATCCCGATTCTCGGTGTCTGTCTGGGACACCAGGCCATTGCCGAGGCCTTCGGCGGCAAGGTGGACCTGGCCAAGTCCATCATGCACGGCAAGACCTCGGCCGTGACCACCGACGGGAAAACCATTTTCGAAGGCATTCCCTCGCCGTTTGATGCCATGCGCTATCACTCCCTGGCGGTGGTCCGGGAGACCATGCCGGACTGCCTGGAAATCACGGCCGAGACGGCCGACGGCGAAATCATGGGCATCCGGCACCGGACTCATCCTACCGAGGGTATTCAGTTCCACCCCGAGTCGATCATGACGCCCAAGGGGAAAAGAATCATTAAAAATTTCCTGCGGTTGACAGTATAA